The Coprococcus phoceensis genomic sequence ATTGTTGAAGAATTAACAGAGCGAAAAGTTAAGTATCATTTGGATCCAGTATTTATTTATGACTTCAAAAATGAGATGAATTATCCCATAGAAGATGTGCCATATATGGTTGTTTACGCATATTCAGGAAGAATAAATGAAAAAGAAAAAGTTGAGATAGTGAAATTCGCAAAGAGTCATAATCTGAAATTATTGGCATTGGGGGGGGTTCATGATTTTTGTGATGAGTATATTAATGCAAATCCATTCGAAATGTTACAATATATGAAGAATGCACAATATGTTGTTACAGATACGTTTCATGGGACAGTGTTTTCTATAAAATTCAATAAGCAGTTTGCAACAATTTCTAGACAGGGACATGAAGGCGTTTACGGAAACCAGGAAAAAATAGAAGATTTGTTGAGAAGATTTGAATTGGAGAGTAGATTGTTGGGGAAACCGTCTGATTTGAGAGGATTATTGGAACGAGAAATAGATTACGTAGCTATAAATGGAAAGATAGAGAGAGAAGTGCAAAGTAGCCTTTTATATCTTGAGAATAATATTAATTAAAATGGTATAAGAAGGGACTATTGGGAGGAAGATTATGGATAAAATATGTGATTTAAATAAATGTACAGGTTGTATGACCTGTATGAATATTTGTCCAACTGATGCGATTTCCAGTGTGTTAGATAATACAGGGAAAATTATACCTCACATAAATCAGGAGCAATGTATTGATTGTAATATGTGTAAGAAAAGTTGTCCTATAAATAATAGATTAAAAGGAACTGGCGAAACGATTTGTTCTCAATGTTATGCAATATGGGCTCGCGATGAAAGTGTGAGGAAAGATTGTGCTTCGGGTGGAGTAGCAACGGCTATTTCGGACTATATTATAAGACAAAATGGAAGTGTGTTTGGAAGTGGATTTGATAAAAATCTAACATTAAGTATTAGCGAGGCAGATAATAGGGAAGAAATTGAAAGATTTAAAGGGTCAAAATATGCACAAAGTAATGTTGGCAAAATATATCGAGTAGTGAGAAAACGCCTACAAACTGGAAAACAAGTAGCTTTTATAGGGACCCCTTGCCAAATAGATGGACTTAAAAACTATTTAGGAAAAGAGTTTGATAATTTGATTTTGATCGATATTATTTGTCATGGGGTTACACCGGCGAGTTATCTAACAGAGCACCTAAAAGCATTTTACAAAGAAATAGAGTTTGATTCGATTTCTTTTCGGGAAGGAGAGGGATTCTATTTATCTTTAAAGCAAGAAGGACATGTTGTGAAAAGAATTCCAGCAGGATCGGAAGTATATTATAAAGCATTTTTAACGGGATTAACATATAGAGAAAATTGCTATAACTGCCTTTATGCTAATTTGGAAAGAGTAGCAGATATTACACTTGGGGATTTTTGGGGGATTGATAGAGAGTCATTGCAGTGTTCATATGATGGAAAAATTTCAGAGATGTTGATAAATACAGAAAAAGGTGGAAAATTTTTTGATGAGATAAAAGATTTATTTTTTTATGAAGAAAGAAGTATAGTGGAAGCTGTGAAAGGAAATGAACAGCTAAGCAGACCAATGAAAACTAATTGGGAGGAACGAAAAAGATTCTTAAATAATTATCAGAAATATGGGTATTATAAGGCTATTAAAAAAACGCAATTATATTCTGAAATAAAACAAATTAAAAGGAACGAAAAAATTAACCAATTACTTATAGTGAGAAGTATGAGAAAGATAAAAAATACATTATTCAAATAGGTCAATAAGGAGCTTCCTGTATAATTCAAAATGTAAGGAACTCTAAGAAAGAAGGCTGGGATGCCCATTCTTGAAGACGATATTGTCGTGCGGCAGTAGTTGTAATTGAACTCATGGTCTCTACCTCCTCTAGTCTAGTCCTAAAAGTTGAGGCTAAACTTTTTATACTTGGTAGAGACATTGTCTCAAATGTTTAGTGGCTTGTCTACGCACTCACTATAGGGCGTTTACGTTTTAGCTATGTGTTTGGAATTTGTAAGGAAAAAGTTATTTGGAGGAATAGAGAATATAGCAATAGCAAAGATTACGGAAAGTAAGTATGTAGTTGCTTTTGAGAAACGAATGAAAGAATTCGATTAATTATTAAGAGTGAGGAATGAGATGAAACTGAAGAGAAGTGAAACAAAACGTTTGCAAGGAATAGCAATTTTGTTTATGTTAGGACTCCATTTATTTAACAGAAGTGATATTTCAAATTATTACGATGTAAAAATATACCTAGGGGGGGTATCTCTACTAACACACATTTCGTATATATTTGATGCGTGTGTTCCGATTTATCTGTTTTGCAGTGGGTATGGACTTTATATTAGTGAAGACAGTGGAAGCAATATGAAAAAGAGAGCGCACCGGGTTTTGAAGCTTTTGATTCGTTTTTGGATTATCATGGTTTTGACATGTTGTGTGGGATTTGCACTTGGAATGAGAGATAGATTTCCGGGAAGTGTTTTGAATTTTATTTTAAATGCCTGTCTAGTCAAGAGTAGTTATGTAGGCGCATTTTGGTTCGTGCAAACATACACGATATTGGCATTGCTGTCAGGTATATTGTTTAAGCTGATTAAGAAGCGCTCATACTGGATTGTGCTGCCGATTTCATTCGTCCTTTATGTTGTGGCGTTTGGAATTGAGTATGTTGTTTTAGGGAAAATAGAAGTTGAGGCAGTCAGATTGTTTGTCAATGCGTGTATGCTTCTTCTTCGGTCACAGTTTTCGTTTGTAATAGGAATGATTTTCGCAAAAGAAAATATGCTCGATCGTTCCAAATTACTCTCAAAAATCAGAAGCAATCCGATATTGCCGTGGGTATTTTTGAGTATTGTAATTGCGGTAAGAGCAATTTTACGTCACATGATATTTGCACCATTTTCGGCGGTTGTATTGATTGTTCTGTTTGGAACGTACAACTGGGGGAAGCTCGGCGAGAAGATTCTGCTGTTTTTCGGAAAACATTCTACCAACATGTGGTTGACACATATGCAGTTTTATATGATATTTACACCGACACTTGTATTTTGTTCGAGAAACGTGTTCGTGATTATGTTGACACTTGTGGTACTGTCGCTGGCGGCATCATATGTGGTGGATTGGGTATATAATTTGGTTACAAGAGGAAAAATATAATAATGGAGTTGAAAGATGGGAAATGAGAGGTATAATTTTAACAGACAGACAGACAGACAGACAGACAGACAGACAGACAGACAGACAGACAGACAGACTTTGTAACATGGTTAAGAGCGCTTGCAGTGATTTCTATATTGTTATGTCATTATGTTCAAGAAAGTGCAAATGCTTATATACAAATGTCTGCGCAACTTTTTAACATAGGAGTCAATATATTTTTTATTATCTCTGGATTTTGTTTTGGGTTACAAGGAGAGATTAAGGATAGATTTAATTGGTGCAAAAAGCGTTTGAAGCGGATTTATGTACCGCTTTGGATGTTTTTGATTTTTCTCATGCTGGCTTACATTGTTTTGGATCTAAATTTTAATATTGGAAATTTATTGACTTGCTTTTTGGGGCTTCAAGGAGCAAAAGTAGGCGTTTTAGGTGCGGATCATACATGGTTTATAACAGCGATTTTGCTATGCTACTGTGTAACTCCGTTCATAGCAAAGTGGGAATGGAAAAAAGGATGGGGCTTTTTAGGATTACTGCCGATTGTTTTAGCATTTGTTCCAAATCCATCCGTTTATACGTTGTTGGATCCGATTTGCTTTTATGTATTAGCTTACTTTATGGGAAGAAAATATAAAGGGAATGATACGACGTTGCGAAAAGCTGTGATATCATTTGGAATCATGATAGTTAGCTTTGTGGCACGATTTAGTGTGGAGATAATTGCAGATGGGACAATTTGGTATGAGAGGATTGCTGTTCCTTATACGCAATACATAGCTGCATTTGCGATTTTTGTAATTTGCTCATTTGTATTTAAGAATTTAAAAGCGGGAAAGTTGTGTAAAGGATTTTGTAAAATTAGCTTTGAGATATACTTGTGTCATTATATGTTTGTCGTGGGACCGATTTCACTTATGCATCTGACATCTAATTTCGTACTGAATATAGTAATTACAACGGTAGTAGTGTGTGCGGTAGCTGTGGTGTTGAATTTAATTTCCGGA encodes the following:
- a CDS encoding acyltransferase family protein yields the protein MKLKRSETKRLQGIAILFMLGLHLFNRSDISNYYDVKIYLGGVSLLTHISYIFDACVPIYLFCSGYGLYISEDSGSNMKKRAHRVLKLLIRFWIIMVLTCCVGFALGMRDRFPGSVLNFILNACLVKSSYVGAFWFVQTYTILALLSGILFKLIKKRSYWIVLPISFVLYVVAFGIEYVVLGKIEVEAVRLFVNACMLLLRSQFSFVIGMIFAKENMLDRSKLLSKIRSNPILPWVFLSIVIAVRAILRHMIFAPFSAVVLIVLFGTYNWGKLGEKILLFFGKHSTNMWLTHMQFYMIFTPTLVFCSRNVFVIMLTLVVLSLAASYVVDWVYNLVTRGKI
- a CDS encoding acyltransferase family protein, translating into MISILLCHYVQESANAYIQMSAQLFNIGVNIFFIISGFCFGLQGEIKDRFNWCKKRLKRIYVPLWMFLIFLMLAYIVLDLNFNIGNLLTCFLGLQGAKVGVLGADHTWFITAILLCYCVTPFIAKWEWKKGWGFLGLLPIVLAFVPNPSVYTLLDPICFYVLAYFMGRKYKGNDTTLRKAVISFGIMIVSFVARFSVEIIADGTIWYERIAVPYTQYIAAFAIFVICSFVFKNLKAGKLCKGFCKISFEIYLCHYMFVVGPISLMHLTSNFVLNIVITTVVVCAVAVVLNLISGVVQKKLGNCN
- a CDS encoding Coenzyme F420 hydrogenase/dehydrogenase, beta subunit C-terminal domain is translated as MDKICDLNKCTGCMTCMNICPTDAISSVLDNTGKIIPHINQEQCIDCNMCKKSCPINNRLKGTGETICSQCYAIWARDESVRKDCASGGVATAISDYIIRQNGSVFGSGFDKNLTLSISEADNREEIERFKGSKYAQSNVGKIYRVVRKRLQTGKQVAFIGTPCQIDGLKNYLGKEFDNLILIDIICHGVTPASYLTEHLKAFYKEIEFDSISFREGEGFYLSLKQEGHVVKRIPAGSEVYYKAFLTGLTYRENCYNCLYANLERVADITLGDFWGIDRESLQCSYDGKISEMLINTEKGGKFFDEIKDLFFYEERSIVEAVKGNEQLSRPMKTNWEERKRFLNNYQKYGYYKAIKKTQLYSEIKQIKRNEKINQLLIVRSMRKIKNTLFK